A single Streptomyces sp. Edi2 DNA region contains:
- a CDS encoding DUF881 domain-containing protein: protein MSQQRPDRSNTNTSAARPDASMSLLTNVMDHSLDDGYAEAAARKSEAGVRGLPRTLRAKLGLAAGLVLAALVVTVGAAQARISAPTLAKEREELINRIQKGTGEADRQQQRVDALRDDVSKMQRQALKQHGGDKAELLALLSGSTQVSGPGVKLVVDDAKDAQSSGGGPRESSGFSDTGRVRDRDMQRVVNGLWASGAEAISVNGQRLTSLSAIRAAGDAILVDNKPLVPPYTVLAVGDGQRLSTAFQDSADGQYLHVLQENYGVRTRISVENEVRLTPAPSLIVRTAKPQAGAAKADGTDTGKGTS from the coding sequence ATGTCGCAGCAGCGCCCCGATCGGAGCAACACGAACACCTCGGCCGCGCGCCCCGATGCGTCCATGTCGCTGCTGACCAATGTGATGGATCACAGTCTCGACGACGGATATGCCGAGGCGGCCGCTCGGAAGTCCGAGGCCGGGGTGCGCGGTCTGCCGCGTACCCTGCGGGCGAAGTTGGGCCTCGCGGCCGGTCTGGTGCTCGCCGCGCTGGTGGTGACGGTGGGTGCGGCGCAGGCGCGGATATCGGCACCGACGCTCGCCAAGGAGCGCGAAGAGCTGATCAACCGCATCCAGAAGGGCACCGGCGAGGCGGACCGGCAGCAGCAGCGGGTCGATGCCCTCCGGGACGACGTCAGCAAGATGCAGCGCCAGGCGCTGAAGCAGCACGGCGGCGACAAGGCCGAACTGCTGGCCCTGCTCTCCGGTTCGACCCAGGTCTCCGGACCTGGCGTGAAACTGGTCGTGGACGATGCCAAGGACGCGCAGTCCAGCGGCGGCGGACCGCGTGAGAGCAGTGGTTTCTCGGACACCGGGCGGGTACGCGACAGGGACATGCAGCGCGTGGTCAACGGCCTGTGGGCGTCCGGTGCGGAGGCCATCTCCGTCAATGGACAGCGGCTTACGTCACTCTCGGCGATCAGAGCCGCAGGAGACGCCATACTGGTCGACAACAAGCCACTGGTGCCGCCTTATACGGTGCTGGCGGTGGGGGACGGGCAACGGCTGAGCACCGCTTTCCAGGACAGCGCCGACGGTCAGTACCTCCATGTGCTGCAGGAGAACTATGGCGTCCGCACCAGGATTTCCGTGGAGAACGAGGTCAGGCTGACGCCCGCGCCCAGTTTGATCGTACGTACCGCAAAGCCGCAGGCCGGTGCCGCCAAGGCGGACGGCACCGACACAGGGAAGGGCACATCGTGA